Proteins found in one Haloferax litoreum genomic segment:
- a CDS encoding cupin domain-containing protein, whose translation MQPVNESDFDWAEHEGVEGRFRQKQLGAAAGSDNLGCSLYELPPDAQPWSYHYHAANEEALYILSGTGTLRLGGETYTVCGGDYVPCPADESGAHTIVNDSEETLRYLAISTMRDPDVTVHPDIGKVGVFVGAPPGSDDEREVSAFFDHDADE comes from the coding sequence ATGCAACCCGTCAACGAGTCCGACTTCGACTGGGCCGAACACGAGGGAGTCGAAGGCAGGTTCAGACAGAAACAGTTGGGTGCGGCCGCAGGGAGCGACAACCTCGGCTGTAGTCTCTACGAACTCCCACCGGATGCCCAGCCGTGGTCGTATCACTACCACGCGGCGAACGAAGAGGCGTTGTACATCCTCTCTGGAACCGGGACGCTCCGCCTCGGTGGAGAGACGTACACGGTCTGCGGGGGCGACTACGTTCCGTGCCCTGCTGACGAATCCGGTGCGCACACAATCGTCAACGACTCCGAAGAGACGCTACGATACCTCGCCATCTCCACGATGCGCGACCCGGACGTGACGGTCCACCCCGACATCGGCAAAGTCGGTGTCTTCGTCGGCGCACCACCGGGAAGTGACGACGAACGGGAGGTTTCGGCGTTCTTCGACCACGACGCTGACGAGTAG
- the tgtA gene encoding tRNA guanosine(15) transglycosylase TgtA, producing MRDHFEIRDGDLAGRIGRLTVPRAGVTVETPALLPVVNPNIDTISPARLESEFGAEILITNSYIIKKNDHLREEALDVGLHEMLDFNGAIMTDSGSFQLAEYGEIDTTTEEILQFQHDIGTDIATPVDIPTPPDVDREQAEDDLEITKQAIADAEAADTGEMLVNAPVQGSTYPDIREEAGRHAYESDLDVFPVGAVVPMMNAYRYGDMVDAVAAAKRGLGVDAPVHLFGAGHPMMLALAVALGCDLFDSAAYALYARDGRYLTVRGTEHLEDLDYLPCTCPVCTEYSPDDLRAKGDKQQEKLLAEHNLHVTFAELRRIKQAIRDGDLMELVEERARSHPAMLDGYRALLDHVDQLEREDPASKGAFFYVSNESAHRPEVARHHDRMDRLTAEGTVLLTEGGIPSGDEFDAAWRVVPPFGPFPRALSETYPLTAEVPERLDRDAYEQAARGVARLVEENPDATFTLAHDDWPASALSLVPDSVAVESLAEVTEQLADAADSDE from the coding sequence ATGCGCGACCACTTCGAAATCCGTGACGGGGACCTCGCCGGCCGAATCGGCCGCTTGACCGTCCCCCGCGCGGGGGTCACCGTCGAGACGCCGGCCCTCCTGCCGGTCGTCAACCCGAACATCGATACGATTTCGCCCGCCCGTCTGGAATCCGAGTTCGGCGCGGAGATTCTCATCACCAACTCCTACATCATCAAGAAGAACGACCACCTCCGCGAGGAGGCCCTCGACGTGGGTCTCCACGAGATGCTCGACTTCAACGGAGCCATCATGACCGACTCCGGGTCGTTCCAACTCGCCGAGTACGGCGAGATAGACACGACGACCGAGGAGATTCTGCAGTTCCAACACGACATCGGGACAGACATCGCCACGCCGGTCGACATTCCGACACCGCCGGACGTAGACCGCGAACAGGCAGAAGACGACCTCGAAATCACGAAGCAGGCCATCGCCGACGCCGAGGCGGCCGATACGGGCGAGATGCTCGTCAACGCACCCGTACAGGGGTCGACGTACCCCGACATCCGCGAGGAGGCCGGTCGACACGCCTACGAATCCGACCTCGACGTGTTCCCCGTCGGTGCCGTCGTCCCGATGATGAACGCCTACCGCTACGGCGACATGGTCGATGCCGTCGCCGCCGCGAAACGTGGTCTCGGCGTCGATGCACCCGTCCACCTCTTCGGTGCGGGCCATCCGATGATGCTCGCACTCGCCGTCGCACTCGGGTGCGACCTGTTCGACTCGGCCGCGTACGCGCTGTACGCTCGTGACGGTCGCTACCTCACGGTCCGCGGGACCGAACACCTCGAAGACCTCGACTATCTCCCGTGTACCTGCCCCGTCTGTACCGAGTACTCGCCTGACGACCTGCGAGCGAAGGGCGACAAACAACAGGAGAAACTGCTGGCCGAACACAACCTCCACGTCACGTTCGCGGAACTCCGTCGCATCAAGCAGGCCATCCGCGACGGCGACCTGATGGAACTCGTCGAAGAGCGCGCACGCTCGCACCCGGCCATGCTCGACGGCTATCGCGCACTCCTCGACCACGTGGACCAACTCGAACGCGAAGACCCGGCGTCCAAGGGCGCGTTCTTCTACGTGTCCAACGAGAGCGCCCACCGCCCCGAAGTGGCCCGCCACCACGACCGGATGGACCGACTGACTGCCGAGGGCACCGTCTTGCTCACGGAGGGCGGCATTCCATCGGGCGACGAGTTCGACGCCGCGTGGCGCGTCGTCCCCCCGTTCGGTCCCTTCCCACGCGCACTCTCGGAGACGTACCCACTGACCGCGGAAGTGCCGGAGCGACTCGACCGAGACGCCTACGAACAGGCTGCACGAGGTGTCGCTCGTCTGGTCGAAGAGAACCCCGACGCGACGTTCACCCTCGCCCACGACGACTGGCCCGCGTCGGCGCTCTCACTCGTTCCTGACTCGGTGGCCGTGGAGTCGCTCGCAGAAGTGACGGAGCAGTTGGCAGACGCGGCGGACTCAGACGAATAA
- a CDS encoding ZIP family metal transporter, translated as MVVEQFIRLFGDNPVVHGLIGGFVIAGFNLLGASLVFVWRNPSERALNGALGFAAGVMLAASFTSLIIPGIETYSNGNPIPVLFGMALGALFLDRSDMLVPHAHYLLSGRRRPDAANPSDKSPVDDERLAGVVLFILAITLHNMPEGLAVGVGFGSGDLSTAIPLMLAIGIQNIPEGLAVSVAAINAGLDKRFYAAFAGIRSGVVEIPLALLGAYAVQTVSALLPYAMGFAAGAMLFVISDEIIPETHTKGLERIATLGTIFGAIVMLYLDISLG; from the coding sequence GTGGTAGTCGAGCAGTTCATCCGACTGTTCGGCGACAACCCCGTCGTCCACGGACTCATCGGTGGGTTCGTCATCGCTGGGTTCAACCTGTTGGGTGCCTCGCTCGTGTTCGTCTGGCGAAACCCCTCGGAACGTGCCCTCAACGGTGCACTCGGGTTCGCTGCAGGTGTGATGCTGGCGGCGAGTTTTACGAGTCTCATCATCCCCGGTATCGAGACGTACTCGAACGGGAACCCGATTCCCGTGTTGTTCGGGATGGCGCTCGGTGCGTTGTTTTTGGACCGCTCGGACATGCTCGTCCCACACGCGCACTATCTCCTCTCGGGGCGACGCAGACCGGACGCGGCGAATCCGAGTGACAAGAGTCCCGTCGACGACGAACGACTCGCCGGCGTCGTGTTGTTCATCCTCGCGATTACGCTGCACAACATGCCCGAAGGACTCGCAGTCGGCGTCGGATTCGGGAGCGGTGACCTCTCGACGGCCATCCCGCTGATGCTCGCTATCGGCATTCAGAACATCCCCGAAGGACTCGCCGTGTCGGTCGCCGCGATAAACGCGGGACTGGACAAGCGATTCTACGCCGCGTTCGCGGGGATTCGGTCCGGCGTCGTCGAGATTCCGCTGGCACTGCTCGGTGCCTACGCCGTCCAGACCGTCTCGGCGTTGTTGCCTTACGCGATGGGATTCGCGGCAGGTGCGATGCTGTTCGTCATCAGTGACGAGATTATTCCCGAGACACACACGAAAGGGCTCGAACGCATCGCGACGCTCGGTACCATCTTCGGTGCTATCGTGATGCTCTATCTCGACATCTCGCTCGGCTAA
- a CDS encoding winged helix-turn-helix domain-containing protein, protein MEAVLWYVLTGTRGGENRVRILRTIEEQPRNANQLAESLDLDYKTVRHHLDVLMDNDVVQRSGDDYGAVYLPSPRCRANWETVETIIERID, encoded by the coding sequence ATGGAGGCTGTCCTCTGGTACGTGCTCACGGGAACTCGCGGTGGTGAAAACCGCGTGCGAATCCTCCGGACTATCGAGGAACAGCCACGAAATGCGAATCAACTCGCCGAGTCGCTGGACCTCGACTACAAGACGGTGAGACACCACCTCGACGTCCTGATGGACAACGACGTCGTCCAGCGAAGCGGTGACGACTACGGGGCAGTCTACCTTCCGTCGCCACGGTGTCGAGCGAACTGGGAGACTGTCGAGACGATTATCGAACGAATCGACTAA
- the epsC gene encoding serine O-acetyltransferase EpsC → MSYTYTGDAHLALSASYREDDDPFPTDTSLNFPRRDHLRDDVHLFTRLIFPRCWNAGSLVENESALREEVRELAALCYDGIAPYSDEDPAIVVESVFERLPEIRQTLKKDVEAAYKGDPAARSYIEIIRSYPGLQAILVQRIAHAFYEMGAPEYARELTEYAKMESGIDIHPGADIGDYFFIDHGTGVVIGETVTIGDWARIYQDVTLGALHFEEEEDDEHTLKKGYKRHPDIGDSVVIGAGSKVLGAVSVGDHVSIGANSWVTEDVPPHTSVYISDHPTHERKPKK, encoded by the coding sequence ATGTCCTACACCTACACTGGTGACGCACATCTCGCCCTCTCTGCGTCGTACCGTGAGGACGACGACCCGTTTCCGACGGACACGTCACTGAACTTCCCCCGACGGGACCACCTCCGAGACGACGTCCACCTGTTCACGCGCCTCATCTTTCCTCGATGCTGGAACGCCGGGTCACTCGTCGAAAACGAATCTGCACTGCGCGAAGAAGTGCGTGAACTCGCCGCCCTCTGTTACGACGGCATCGCGCCCTACAGCGACGAGGACCCCGCCATCGTCGTCGAGTCCGTCTTCGAACGCCTCCCCGAAATTCGCCAGACGTTGAAGAAAGACGTGGAGGCCGCGTACAAAGGAGACCCTGCCGCGCGGAGTTACATCGAGATAATCCGGTCGTATCCGGGACTTCAGGCAATCCTCGTCCAGCGCATCGCTCACGCGTTCTACGAGATGGGCGCACCCGAGTACGCCCGCGAGTTGACCGAGTACGCGAAGATGGAGTCCGGAATCGACATCCACCCCGGTGCCGACATCGGCGACTACTTCTTCATCGACCACGGCACGGGCGTCGTCATCGGCGAGACGGTGACCATCGGCGACTGGGCCAGAATCTACCAGGACGTGACCCTCGGCGCACTCCACTTCGAAGAGGAAGAAGACGACGAGCACACGCTGAAGAAGGGGTACAAACGCCATCCCGATATCGGCGACAGCGTCGTCATCGGCGCTGGCAGTAAAGTCCTCGGCGCAGTCAGCGTCGGCGACCACGTGAGTATCGGGGCGAACTCGTGGGTCACAGAGGACGTGCCACCTCACACGAGCGTCTACATCTCAGACCACCCGACACACGAGCGAAAGCCGAAGAAGTAG
- a CDS encoding pyridoxamine 5'-phosphate oxidase family protein, which yields MDTPTLSGPWSRDRLDEFLTMTTIPLRLSCRTPSDDLWMLSLWYEWDPETPELRCATSADADVVRFLRAHDDVAFEVSTNDPPYRGVRGRGAATVEPDDEKAVLRRLIYRYLGDDDSPLAKRLLAPERDEVTIRIRPTKLHTWDYASRMETTQ from the coding sequence ATGGACACCCCCACCCTATCGGGGCCGTGGTCGCGTGACCGTCTCGACGAGTTCCTCACGATGACGACGATTCCCCTCAGACTCTCGTGTCGAACCCCGTCGGACGACCTCTGGATGCTCTCGCTGTGGTACGAGTGGGACCCGGAGACGCCCGAACTCCGGTGTGCCACCTCGGCCGACGCCGACGTGGTTCGGTTCCTCCGCGCCCACGACGACGTGGCATTCGAGGTGTCGACGAACGACCCGCCCTACCGAGGGGTTCGTGGGAGGGGCGCCGCAACGGTCGAACCCGACGACGAGAAGGCAGTCCTCCGACGGCTTATCTATCGATATCTCGGCGACGACGACTCCCCACTGGCGAAGCGACTGCTGGCACCGGAACGCGACGAGGTGACGATTCGGATTCGGCCGACGAAACTGCACACGTGGGACTACGCGAGTCGAATGGAGACGACGCAGTAA
- the arcS gene encoding archaeosine synthase subunit alpha, whose product MTDYFEVHARDGAARIGELRLSDPVTTPAPVDDVLEDAGSLWAAEREMPAGSDDALTVLPHRSLPAGSADEVRESFAVDYPAVDYPSAAVVTADTAADYGADAYILSDAQGFVGHARAFRDNIVEAKQNLPADTALMLSGVATPRNVSLLVYAGVDLVDETRARARGLEGFYLTNDGEYFLEDLDELPCACAACQKPASEFTRADAADHNANALRAELARVRRRIRDGRLRDYIEGQARHDQWLTAAFRRFDQQYTYLEERTPVIRDTELTAASEESIDRVEIQRFADRVTTRYTNRFDNPLVLLPCSAKKPYSESQSHRQFHEAVQYRAHMVSMTSPIGVVPQELELTYPAQHYDSVVTGDWSEDEKSFVAEVLRRYLERNDYPRIIAHVPPGAYTEIVERVEADLGIDVEYTVSEHPTTTESIGNLMRTLDGEPKFSRDEREHNVVKALADYQLGPEAGDALFSDVELEMTSRYPKLQVWNDEGEQLATMVPQYGVLSFTLEGAKVWRDSDAPTKTVEIDGFVPHGSVLAPGVVDADDDIRPGDEVVVEGPKAFAIGRAEMGGVEMVGSTRGIAVEIRHVEER is encoded by the coding sequence ATGACCGACTACTTCGAGGTTCACGCGCGCGACGGCGCCGCCCGAATCGGGGAGTTGCGACTCTCCGACCCGGTGACGACGCCCGCGCCCGTGGACGACGTTCTCGAGGATGCTGGAAGCCTCTGGGCGGCGGAACGCGAGATGCCAGCGGGGTCCGACGACGCACTCACCGTCCTCCCACACCGCTCGCTCCCTGCCGGGAGTGCAGACGAGGTTCGCGAGTCGTTCGCCGTCGACTACCCCGCCGTCGACTACCCTTCTGCGGCAGTCGTCACGGCCGACACCGCCGCCGACTACGGCGCTGACGCGTACATCCTCTCTGACGCGCAGGGGTTCGTCGGACACGCCCGCGCCTTCCGCGACAACATCGTCGAAGCCAAACAGAACCTACCCGCAGACACCGCGCTCATGCTCTCCGGTGTCGCGACGCCGCGCAACGTCTCGCTCCTCGTCTACGCGGGTGTCGACCTCGTCGACGAGACGCGCGCCCGAGCACGTGGACTCGAAGGATTCTACCTCACGAACGACGGCGAATACTTCCTCGAAGACCTCGACGAACTCCCGTGTGCCTGTGCGGCCTGTCAGAAACCGGCGTCCGAGTTCACCCGTGCCGACGCCGCCGACCACAACGCGAACGCGCTCCGTGCAGAACTCGCTCGTGTCCGTCGTCGCATCCGCGATGGTCGCCTCCGCGACTACATCGAGGGACAGGCCCGCCACGACCAGTGGTTGACGGCCGCGTTCCGCCGCTTCGACCAGCAGTACACGTACCTCGAAGAACGGACGCCAGTCATCCGCGACACGGAACTGACGGCGGCGTCCGAAGAGTCAATCGACCGCGTGGAGATTCAGCGCTTCGCGGACCGGGTGACGACGCGCTACACGAACCGGTTCGACAACCCGCTCGTCTTGCTCCCGTGTTCGGCGAAGAAACCGTACAGCGAGTCGCAGAGTCACCGCCAGTTCCACGAAGCGGTGCAGTACCGTGCCCACATGGTGTCGATGACCTCGCCGATTGGCGTCGTCCCGCAGGAGTTGGAACTGACGTACCCCGCACAGCACTACGACTCGGTCGTCACTGGCGACTGGTCCGAAGACGAGAAGTCGTTCGTCGCCGAGGTGCTCCGCCGGTACCTCGAACGTAACGACTACCCGCGCATCATCGCACACGTGCCGCCGGGTGCGTACACCGAAATCGTCGAACGAGTCGAAGCGGACCTCGGAATCGACGTCGAGTACACCGTCTCCGAACACCCGACGACGACGGAATCCATCGGCAATCTCATGCGGACGCTCGACGGCGAACCGAAGTTCTCGCGTGACGAACGCGAACACAACGTCGTGAAAGCACTCGCCGACTACCAACTCGGACCAGAGGCGGGTGACGCACTCTTTTCTGACGTGGAACTCGAGATGACGAGTCGCTACCCCAAGTTGCAGGTGTGGAACGACGAGGGCGAACAGTTAGCGACGATGGTGCCACAGTACGGCGTCCTCTCGTTCACACTGGAAGGCGCGAAGGTCTGGCGCGACAGCGACGCACCGACGAAGACCGTCGAAATCGACGGATTCGTCCCACACGGGTCGGTGCTCGCACCGGGCGTCGTCGACGCTGACGACGACATTCGGCCGGGCGACGAAGTCGTCGTCGAGGGTCCCAAGGCGTTCGCAATCGGTCGCGCGGAGATGGGTGGAGTCGAGATGGTCGGTTCCACGCGCGGCATCGCCGTCGAGATTCGCCACGTCGAAGAGAGATAA
- a CDS encoding ArsR family transcriptional regulator — protein MKLAVPTDFDILEALSDGRRNTAVNLSYILDKNRSYINTRLPILADYGLLERVGPAPKSGLYEITDKGVVVVENRGKYRTDGVDFDELVASELRARTDGADE, from the coding sequence ATGAAGTTGGCCGTCCCAACTGACTTCGATATACTGGAGGCCCTCTCCGATGGGAGGCGGAACACCGCCGTGAACCTCTCGTATATCCTCGACAAGAATCGCTCGTACATCAACACACGGTTGCCGATACTGGCAGATTACGGACTTCTGGAGCGAGTCGGCCCCGCGCCAAAGTCCGGTCTGTACGAGATTACGGACAAGGGAGTTGTCGTGGTCGAGAACCGAGGCAAGTACCGAACTGACGGTGTCGACTTCGACGAACTCGTCGCGTCCGAACTCAGGGCACGGACCGACGGCGCAGACGAATAA